TAACCGACAAATAATCGTGTAAAGGCAAATCGCTGTAATCCGGTGTTCCGGTGTCACGTTGTGGCACATCACGTTCCTGGGCGCCGTTATAGTAAATTACTTTGCCGTCTGTCCGGGCATAAACACGTTTTAGTTTTTCTCTTTCACGATTTCCGTCCAGATATTCCAGTAAAGATAAAAGTGGTGCTTCACCATCATCCAGACAAACAAAATCAATATAATTAAAAACGCGTGGTTCTTTCAAAGAGCGCAATTCTGTATTGGCAAAACCGCCTCCCATGACCACAGAAATCTCCGGATAGTGATTTTTTATATATTGTCCGCACTTCATTCCGCCATAAAGATTGCCGGGAAACGGAACTGTAATACAAACAATATCGGGCTGGTAACTTTGAATTTTTTCTTCCAGTAAATTTACAAGCAGATTTGTCAGCAAAGTATTTGGCATTTCCAGCGCCTCACACATTTCGTCAAAATGTGAAGCTGAACGCCCAAGACGTTCCGCATACCGGCTAAAACCAAAATGCGGATCCACAGCTTCCTGGATCAAATCGCCAAGATCTTCAAGATATAAAGTAGCTAAATGTCTGGCTTTATCATGAATTCCCATGGTCCCGAAAGCCCAATCCATATCTTCCAATTGCTGAAATCTACCAGCTTCGGGTAAATAACTCCGATCACAAATACTGTGAGCAAGGGTTGGATTTCTATTTTTAAGAAAACGAATTACAGGATCAATCGTATTGATGTATTCGTCTCTGAGTGAATATATCCGGAAACAGTTATCAGATAATTCCGTGTCAGAATCTTCCAGCAAAGTGAATAACCGGCGCAGTCCTTTTGAAGAAAAAAGTGCCAGAATGACCTCAATTCCTAAATCTGCCTGATGTGATTCCCTCCCCAGTGTATTCAGAAACCCTTTCAGGTAAGCTGTTGCCGGGTATGGAGTGTTCAGCTGGGTAAATGGCGGGGTTATAAATAAGGTTTTCTTTTTCAAAGCACTGCGTATCTCAATTTTCACAATACAAAGGTACGGGAAGTTTTGGATGGATTTAAGTGAAAAAATCAGCACTTAGTTTTTAAATAATGCATTCTTCACATTATCATAACATTCATTTATAGCCTACTATTAAACTTAGAAAGTACTATTGCAGCTGTAATATCTTACTAAATACAAGTTGACCATGTCGTTTTCTTCAAGAAATAATCTTCTTTTTCTGTTCATATCTCTGGGACTGGCCATTATACCAGCTATTGGTTTTGCTCAGGAAAATAAATCCTACCCCGCTTCCAAATTCCCTGACCGGATAATTCTTGGATGGAAAGCTGATGCGGCTCATTCCCAGGCTGTAAACTGGCGAACGGATTCCACAATAACCAAGGCGATCGCAATGATTCATGAGGCTGACCCAGCTCCTGACTTTCAATCCAATGCAAAAAGTGTTGATGCAAAAACAATCGCCATCATACTTGACGGAAAACAGGTTAAATATCATGAAGTAGATTTCACAGGACTGAAACCGGCAACTCAATATATGTACCGCGTTGGCGATGGAAAATACTGGAGTGAATGGTTTCATTTTACAACCGCTTCTGAAAAAAATGATCTGGTATCTTTTCTTTATTTCGGAGATGCACAAAATGATATCAGATCTTTATGGTCGCGCGCTATTCGCGGAGCTTATTCAACTCTGCCCAAAGCTGATTTCATGATTCATGCAGGTGACTTGATCAATAGTTCAAATGCGGATTATCAATGGGGCGAATGGTTTGAAGCGGGTGGTTGGGTAAATGGTATGATACCGAGTTTGGCGACACCTGGGAACCATGAATATTATACGGATAAGGCAAAGAAACCACACGTTTCTATGCACTGGAGACCTCAGTTTGCTTTACCTGAAAATGGCCCGGAAGGTTTGACTGAAACAGCTTATTATTTTGACTATCAGGGTATAAGATTTATTTCCTTAAATTCTCAGGAAGCAATTCTGGATTCTACAATTTTGGACAAACAGGCTGCCTGGTTTGAAAAAGTTGCTGTCGGGCATGGTATGCGCTGGACAATTGTGATGCATCATCATCCAATTTATTCTACTAAAAACGGTCGCGACAATGATGAATGGAGAGCAAAAATGGAGCCGCTTTATAAAAAATATAAGGTGGATCTGGTGTTACAGGGGCATGATCATACATATGGCCGTGGTATAAATATGCCATTGGGACAAAGCAGAAAAAAACCTGACGGGCCAATCTACGTGGTTTCCGTAAGTGGGCCAAAAATGTATGACATTGGTCTGCAAAACTGGATGGACCGTGCCGCTTCGAATACCCAGTTATATCAGGTTATCACGGTAAATGATGGCTTACTTTCATTTAAAGCATTTACAGTCAGTGGTGATTTGTATGATTCGTTCAATCTTGAAAAAGATAAAAAAGGACAAAATACGCTGGTAGAATTGTCAACAACTTTAAAAATGCAGGAGCGGCTCGAATTGCCAGAAAATTTGAAGAAAAGTTTTAAGGCCGAGCAATTAGAAGAATATAATAAAAGATTTAAGGAATATAAGGCGAGGAAAAATTTGAAATAGATTTAATATGTTTCATTGACAAAGGACACTTTAAGAAATGCCTTAAAGTGTCCTTTGTTATTTTTAATCCTAAACCCCAAATTGCGTCAAATGATGATCCAGATGTTTGTAAAACATATTATTCCATTCCTGAATAGTTAATTTTCCAAATGAATGGGATTCTTTTCCATCGAAAAAATTCACACCTAAATCCTGTGTTTTCCTGATGTATTCAGTCAATCTCGCCTTTTCTGTTTCAAAATCCCTATCTCCTTTTATGACAAAATCAGGTGCCGTAGCGCTGTTTCTTTTGTAAGGAATTTCCGTTGTTACTTTATCCTTCACAAATGTTTTCAGAATAAATTTCATCAATTTTCCCGGTGGTTTGTGTTTATTATCAAACACATATTCGTAAGAAACACAGCAGTGAGCCAACATTTGCGCACCCGACATCTTTCCCCACAATGGCTGGGATTTGTCTGTAAGCTTGTCGATCCGGACAATTACTTCTTCTGTTACCGGTTTTGTAAAAATATCGGGAAGGGCCATATTTATATTATTAGTGTTGTGAAATGATTTAAATTATCATAAGATATATGAATAATTTTACGACACCAAATTAAGATAAATATCTGATATTTAATGTTTAGCAAATTGAAAACGATGCAAAACAGGCTCCGTTTTTAAAAGCAGCTGTCGGAATTCGTCTTCATTTTTAAATTCCAGCTGAGCAATGGTTTTGGACTCGTAGTGTATTTCAAAATTTTCTGGTTCGAATGGCCATGGCTCAACGGTAAGCATATTTTCTGTGGGTGCATGCAGCATGTAACACTGATTTCCCGGACCAGTACTTATTTCTATCTTCCGGTTTTCTGGCTGAATTAATTGCTGACAAATAATTAACGAAAGGGCATCACACCATTGAAGAATTGCATAGGCATGTTTGACCTCTTCCTCGCTACAAGCTGCAACTTTGATCCATTTCTTATCCAGTTTTTTTAAATTCTGACAATATTTTCTGGCAGCCAGATCCTCCGAATTTTCGTGCAGGAATTGAATGTGGCGGGAAATCAGCAATCCAATATACCTGCTTTTGAAAAGTGCCATTTGAAGCAGCTCTTCACACTTTTTTTCTTCAAAATTTCTCATTTTAAAATTGAGAGGTCCGCCATTTTTATTGAGCAAACTTTCATCCCAGGAAAATTCATTAAATGCATCATCGTGTTCAATAGTGGCTACAATCGTTTCCATCCAGAGTTCCGGATGAAGCTTTTCTTTCCAGTTAAAACATATTTGCCCGGCCAGTAGCCCATGTGCCCGCTGGGAAATAATATTCCAGCCATTTTCCTGATAGTTAACAATCATAGTAGAGATAATAAATTCGGGACATCTATTCAAAAACTGTGCCCTGAAATAATCCTGTAATATGCGATTTAATCTCAGTTAGCCTTCACAATCAGCGAAAAAAGCGGGAATATATTTTGGCATAGTTTTTACAAATACTTGTCAAAATTATCCCTGACCGGTTATAATTTTTGTGAGCAGATATCTCTCAATTTTAATTGTTCAACTATTATATGGTACAAACTTTTTCTGAGGAAACAGCAGAATATGAGCCGGTTACGGCTTCATCTTTATTTTATACCATACCTCCTTCCCGCCAACTTAAATTATCGGTAATTTTACCGGTGAGAAATGAGCAGGACAACTTGTTTAAAACACTGGAAGCACTTCGTAATCAAAAAGATAACGAAGGAAGACAACTTTCATATTCCAAATATGAGGTGTTGCTTTTGGCAAATAACTGTACGGATGACTCCGCAGAATTTGCCAGAACCTATCAAAAAACATATCCCGAATTCAGCCTCCATATTGAGGAAATCCAGCTGGCTCCTGACGTTGCCCATATCGGCACCGTTCGCAGGCTTTTGATGGATGCTGCATATAATCGCTTTGCGTTACTAAAACGGCCGCAAGGAATCATTGCAAGCACCGACAGTGATAGTGAGGTTGATAAAAATTGGGTTTTCAATACTATTGAAGAGATAAAAAAAGGGAATGATGTTGTAGGCGGCAGGATTCTGACACGTCCGGAAAACAGCCTTTCCCGGATTTATTATCTTCGTGATGTCACTTACAAACATCTGGTTTCCAAGGCAGAAGCCCTTTTAGACCCTGTTGATAACGATCCATGGCCACGACATTACCAATGTTTTGGTGCAAGTTTCGCTGTTACGTGCAGAATTTATGATTTGTCGGGAAGGTTACCCGTAGTGCCTTTTCTTGAAGATATGGCTTTTCACAGGGCGCTTACCAG
The nucleotide sequence above comes from Dyadobacter subterraneus. Encoded proteins:
- a CDS encoding glycosyltransferase, translated to MVQTFSEETAEYEPVTASSLFYTIPPSRQLKLSVILPVRNEQDNLFKTLEALRNQKDNEGRQLSYSKYEVLLLANNCTDDSAEFARTYQKTYPEFSLHIEEIQLAPDVAHIGTVRRLLMDAAYNRFALLKRPQGIIASTDSDSEVDKNWVFNTIEEIKKGNDVVGGRILTRPENSLSRIYYLRDVTYKHLVSKAEALLDPVDNDPWPRHYQCFGASFAVTCRIYDLSGRLPVVPFLEDMAFHRALTRIDAKIRLSPLVKVITSTRIQGRVDFGFSIQLKQWGEMNEARDPVMVEQAGALFKKLKAKRLLRQYWNCDCSQKEAHSNLLNLVAEILQLDASWLHCQVSEEVFFGVLWEKIEDELENGEWMHIWPKMDVVDVINDLKTKIKDLQH
- a CDS encoding DUF1569 domain-containing protein, translating into MALPDIFTKPVTEEVIVRIDKLTDKSQPLWGKMSGAQMLAHCCVSYEYVFDNKHKPPGKLMKFILKTFVKDKVTTEIPYKRNSATAPDFVIKGDRDFETEKARLTEYIRKTQDLGVNFFDGKESHSFGKLTIQEWNNMFYKHLDHHLTQFGV
- a CDS encoding purple acid phosphatase family protein; its protein translation is MSFSSRNNLLFLFISLGLAIIPAIGFAQENKSYPASKFPDRIILGWKADAAHSQAVNWRTDSTITKAIAMIHEADPAPDFQSNAKSVDAKTIAIILDGKQVKYHEVDFTGLKPATQYMYRVGDGKYWSEWFHFTTASEKNDLVSFLYFGDAQNDIRSLWSRAIRGAYSTLPKADFMIHAGDLINSSNADYQWGEWFEAGGWVNGMIPSLATPGNHEYYTDKAKKPHVSMHWRPQFALPENGPEGLTETAYYFDYQGIRFISLNSQEAILDSTILDKQAAWFEKVAVGHGMRWTIVMHHHPIYSTKNGRDNDEWRAKMEPLYKKYKVDLVLQGHDHTYGRGINMPLGQSRKKPDGPIYVVSVSGPKMYDIGLQNWMDRAASNTQLYQVITVNDGLLSFKAFTVSGDLYDSFNLEKDKKGQNTLVELSTTLKMQERLELPENLKKSFKAEQLEEYNKRFKEYKARKNLK
- a CDS encoding DUF3891 family protein, giving the protein MIVNYQENGWNIISQRAHGLLAGQICFNWKEKLHPELWMETIVATIEHDDAFNEFSWDESLLNKNGGPLNFKMRNFEEKKCEELLQMALFKSRYIGLLISRHIQFLHENSEDLAARKYCQNLKKLDKKWIKVAACSEEEVKHAYAILQWCDALSLIICQQLIQPENRKIEISTGPGNQCYMLHAPTENMLTVEPWPFEPENFEIHYESKTIAQLEFKNEDEFRQLLLKTEPVLHRFQFAKH